From a region of the Candidatus Bathyarchaeota archaeon genome:
- a CDS encoding PKD domain-containing protein, with translation MVDYFWDFGDETNATGMITMRSYVDDGTYTVTLTVTDDDGASISTSSTKTVLNRPPVPSFDESAETVYTGEIIAFNASDSYDPDGYIVSYFWDFGDETNTSGIIVEHAYANDGIYTVVLTVTDDDGTTDTATSTKTVLNRAPVASFAESAETVYTGEVITLNASGSYDPDGSIVSYFWDFGDGTNAAGVIVDHSYVDNGTYTVAVTVTDDDGVTDTTISTKTVLNMPPVALFTESAETVYTSEVIAFNASNSYDLDGLIVIYFWDFGDGTNATGTVVEHAYEEDGVYTVTLSVTDNDGAISSTSAIKTVLNKPPVASFTESAETVLTGEIITFDAFDSYDPDGTIVLYFWNFGDGTNTTGLTIGHSYADDGNYTIILTVTDNDGTTAIATAIKTVLNRSPVAIFTPSATAVYTSQIIHFDGSGSYDSDGVIAEYFWNFGDGENATGVVVEHTYADDGIYIVTLTVTDDDGAIGVATATIQVFNRIPIASFTESAETVYTSETITFNASLSYDPDGYIVSYFWDFGDGTNTSGIIVEHAYADDGIYTVTLTITDNDGATDTTTETKTVLNRPPVASFTESAETVLIDEVIRFNASNSYDPDGTIASYFWNFGDGTNATGVTTQHAYSSSGVYIVTLTVTDVDGAIATATGIKTVEVTPPVALFTESAETVQTEEIITFNASDSYDPDGTIVSYFWNFGDVTNATGVTTSHSYADNGNYTVTLTITDDDGATATATSTKTVLNRPPVALFTESAETVQTGEIIYFNASGSYDPDGYIISYFWDFGDSANATGVTVEYAYGESGTYIVTMTVTDDDGANNIVMATKHVGNTPPVASFTESAEIVYTGETISFDASDSNDPDGTIVSYFWGFGDGTNATGVTTSHSYADNGNYTVTLTITDDDGATATASAVKTVLNRAPIAKFTQSATLVYTGTPIYFNASDSYDRDGIIIEYFWNFGDGSNATGIVVGHAYTNDGNYTVTLTVTDDDGAMGMASGTTRVLNRAPIAIFTESVETVYTNEIIYFNASGSYDPDGYIISYFWNLGDGTNATGITIGHIYSENGNYTVTLTVTDNDGATGSTASTKVVLNRAPIASFTESVETIYTGESITFNASDSYDVDGTVIEYFWDFGDGTNATGVVVSHSYIDNGNFTVTLIVTDDDDATNSASAIKTVLNRAPVALFTESAESVHTEEIITFNASDSYDPDGTIVSYFWNFGDGTNATGMIVGHAHTEDGNYTVTLTVTDDDGAADNATSTKTVLNKPPVASFTESSETVYIGQPIIFNASDSYDLDGTIISYFWDFGDGTNATSIVVEHTYFINGTYTVTLTVSDDDDASDATSATKTILWNEQPVALFTESAETVYTDEIIYFNASDSYDSDGNIASYFWDFGDGSNATGVVAEHAYTEDGNYTLTLTVTDNKGATNTATATKAVLNKSPVASFTESAEIVYTSEVIDFNATDSYDPDGYIVEYFWDFGDGTNATGLTISHSYKDNGTYIVILTVTDDDDAYNSTTATKTALNSPPVAAFSESAETTYTSQPITFNASNSYDPDGYIASYFWDFGDGTNATGIVAEHAYSTSGNFTVMLNVTDNEGNFGVSTATKTILWNEPPVALFTESAETFYQGETIIFNASDSYDLDGTIVSYFWDFGDGSNATDMIVEHIYLDHGNYTVMLIVTDDIGATNTANATKTVLNKIPVVTFTESTEAVYTDEVITFNASASYDPDGFIVSYFWDFGDGMNAVGVIVEHAYAEDGSYTVTLTMTDDDGATNSASATKTVLNRSPVAIFSMSTETVYTGETITFNASDSYDPDGFIVIYFWDFGDGDTASGLIVNHAYSDNGRYVVALTVTDNDAAKDTATATFLVRNRSPIASFVESAETTFVGIPIEFDASSSYDSDGYVVSYFWDFGDGANATGIVAEHAYSVNGTFTVTLTVTDDSGALNSAQAVKTILENDLPIASFTESAETVYASEPIVFDASSSYDPDGSIVSYFWDFGDGTGATDIITSHSYVDNGNYTVTLMVLDDRGASGFTTTVKSVLNRPPIASFTESAETVYAGESISFDASSSYDPDGSIVSYFWDFGDEFTTSGVIVNHVYSTNGTFIVTLTVVDDDGASGLTQATKNLLPGGMHDVAVINVTPAASDVYKGRILNTTVTALNQGTVPETFNVTLYYSEIRGWHLVETDGRLVWYSDVDASANFLLLTSVNIPSGNSVLAFDTKYDIEFLWDFGFVQVSRDEGITWVSLENAYTTYDHESSADQDIITNLPGLTGTSPNWPEWMTMTFNLTDYAGETVLLGFRYMTDAATLGEGWYIDNIRVNGDTISDQDFEQSNPLPTNAIQTLTVTNLAPDGQTTLIFSWNTTGILSGKYALSATADAVAGEVDTSDNTYVNSIVEVKRNPDVNGDGLVDIYDVVAVTGIYGCREGEAGWNPKADVVQDGVINIYDVVAVTGHYGETIQY, from the coding sequence ATCGTTGATTATTTCTGGGATTTCGGAGACGAAACAAACGCAACTGGTATGATAACGATGCGTTCTTACGTGGACGATGGAACGTACACAGTTACATTGACTGTTACAGACGACGACGGAGCGTCAATCTCAACATCGTCCACAAAAACGGTCTTAAACCGACCGCCTGTACCATCCTTCGACGAATCTGCTGAGACGGTTTATACTGGCGAGATAATTGCTTTCAACGCCTCTGATAGCTATGATCCTGATGGCTACATCGTTAGCTACTTCTGGGACTTTGGCGACGAAACCAACACTAGTGGCATTATAGTGGAACACGCATATGCCAATGATGGAATCTACACAGTAGTTCTAACCGTAACAGATGATGATGGAACAACAGATACTGCAACATCAACTAAAACGGTTTTGAACAGAGCGCCTGTGGCAAGTTTCGCGGAATCCGCAGAAACTGTGTACACTGGTGAGGTTATTACGTTAAATGCAAGCGGTAGCTACGACCCTGACGGATCAATCGTCAGCTACTTCTGGGACTTTGGCGACGGAACCAACGCAGCTGGCGTGATTGTGGACCACTCGTATGTAGATAACGGTACTTATACAGTCGCCGTGACGGTGACCGATGATGACGGAGTAACCGACACAACTATCTCAACCAAGACTGTGCTAAACATGCCTCCAGTGGCTTTATTCACCGAATCCGCAGAAACGGTCTATACAAGCGAAGTCATTGCGTTTAATGCTTCAAATAGCTATGACCTCGATGGCCTCATAGTCATCTATTTCTGGGACTTTGGAGATGGCACCAACGCTACAGGAACAGTGGTTGAGCATGCTTATGAGGAAGATGGCGTCTATACAGTTACTCTCTCGGTAACCGACAACGATGGAGCAATATCTTCAACATCAGCTATTAAAACTGTTTTGAACAAGCCCCCAGTGGCATCCTTCACCGAATCTGCAGAAACCGTGCTTACGGGCGAAATTATCACTTTTGACGCTTTTGATAGTTATGATCCTGACGGCACTATCGTACTCTATTTCTGGAATTTTGGCGACGGAACAAATACTACAGGCTTAACTATAGGTCATTCTTATGCAGATGATGGTAACTACACCATAATTCTAACAGTCACTGACAATGATGGAACAACTGCCATTGCTACAGCTATTAAGACTGTCTTGAATCGCTCCCCTGTCGCAATTTTCACACCGTCTGCAACAGCTGTATATACAAGTCAAATTATTCATTTTGACGGCTCAGGCAGTTATGATTCTGATGGTGTTATTGCTGAATATTTCTGGAATTTTGGTGATGGTGAAAATGCAACTGGAGTTGTTGTTGAACACACATATGCAGATGACGGAATTTACATTGTCACTTTAACCGTCACCGATGACGATGGAGCAATAGGAGTAGCTACTGCAACCATACAGGTCTTTAACAGAATCCCCATTGCATCCTTTACTGAGTCTGCCGAAACAGTCTACACTAGTGAAACCATAACGTTCAACGCTTCTTTAAGCTACGATCCTGATGGCTACATCGTTAGCTACTTCTGGGACTTTGGCGACGGAACCAACACTAGTGGCATTATAGTGGAACACGCATATGCCGATGATGGAATCTACACAGTAACTTTAACCATCACTGACAACGACGGAGCAACAGACACCACAACGGAGACTAAAACCGTCTTGAATAGGCCCCCAGTGGCATCCTTCACCGAATCTGCAGAAACAGTGCTTATCGATGAAGTCATCCGCTTTAACGCTTCCAACAGCTATGACCCCGACGGCACTATAGCATCCTACTTCTGGAACTTCGGAGATGGAACAAACGCCACAGGCGTTACCACCCAACATGCGTATTCAAGTAGCGGCGTTTACATAGTTACACTTACGGTTACGGATGTTGATGGTGCAATAGCTACCGCAACAGGAATTAAGACAGTGGAAGTAACGCCTCCTGTCGCATTATTCACCGAGTCTGCTGAAACAGTCCAAACAGAGGAGATTATTACTTTTAATGCTTCTGACAGCTATGACCCAGATGGGACTATTGTTAGTTACTTCTGGAACTTCGGAGATGTAACAAACGCTACGGGGGTTACTACCAGCCACTCTTATGCCGACAACGGAAACTACACAGTAACTTTAACCATCACCGACGACGACGGAGCAACAGCCACAGCTACTTCAACTAAGACTGTCTTGAATAGACCGCCAGTGGCTTTATTCACCGAATCTGCTGAAACAGTCCAAACAGGTGAGATCATATACTTCAATGCTTCTGGCAGCTACGATCCTGACGGCTACATCATTAGCTATTTCTGGGATTTTGGAGATAGTGCCAACGCTACAGGGGTAACAGTTGAGTATGCCTATGGTGAGAGTGGCACTTACATCGTAACCATGACTGTTACAGACGACGACGGAGCAAACAATATCGTGATGGCCACTAAGCATGTGGGAAACACTCCTCCAGTGGCGTCATTCACCGAGTCTGCGGAAATCGTGTATACGGGTGAAACTATCAGTTTTGATGCCAGTGATAGCAATGATCCCGACGGCACTATTGTTAGTTACTTCTGGGGCTTTGGAGATGGAACAAACGCTACGGGGGTTACTACCAGCCACTCTTATGCCGACAACGGAAACTACACAGTAACTTTAACCATCACCGACGACGACGGAGCAACAGCCACAGCCTCTGCAGTAAAGACTGTGCTAAACCGAGCTCCCATAGCCAAGTTCACCCAATCTGCAACGCTGGTGTATACAGGCACGCCGATCTATTTCAATGCCAGTGACAGCTACGACCGTGATGGTATTATTATTGAGTATTTCTGGAATTTTGGTGATGGTTCTAACGCTACTGGCATAGTGGTAGGTCATGCTTATACTAATGATGGGAATTATACTGTGACTTTAACGGTTACCGACGACGACGGAGCTATGGGTATGGCTAGCGGAACCACGAGAGTTTTGAATCGCGCTCCTATCGCAATATTCACCGAGTCCGTCGAAACCGTCTACACCAATGAAATAATTTACTTCAATGCTTCTGGCAGCTACGATCCTGACGGCTACATCATTAGCTATTTCTGGAATCTTGGCGATGGAACCAATGCTACTGGAATAACCATCGGACACATATACAGTGAAAATGGAAACTATACTGTTACATTAACGGTTACCGACAATGACGGTGCAACAGGCTCCACTGCCTCTACCAAAGTTGTGCTAAATCGTGCTCCTATCGCATCATTCACTGAGTCCGTCGAAACCATCTACACTGGTGAATCCATTACCTTTAACGCTTCGGACAGTTATGATGTCGACGGTACTGTTATCGAGTATTTCTGGGATTTCGGAGACGGCACAAACGCAACTGGTGTTGTGGTTAGCCATTCATACATTGATAATGGCAACTTCACAGTTACTTTGATAGTCACTGATGATGATGACGCTACCAACTCTGCCTCTGCTATCAAGACTGTTTTGAATCGTGCTCCTGTCGCACTATTCACCGAATCTGCTGAATCAGTCCACACAGAGGAGATTATTACTTTTAATGCTTCTGACAGCTATGACCCAGATGGGACTATTGTTAGTTACTTCTGGAACTTCGGAGATGGAACAAACGCCACAGGTATGATAGTTGGCCATGCACACACTGAAGATGGAAACTACACAGTGACATTAACGGTTACTGATGACGACGGTGCAGCTGACAACGCAACGTCGACCAAGACAGTGTTGAACAAGCCTCCAGTGGCATCGTTTACCGAGTCTTCCGAGACCGTTTACATTGGCCAGCCTATCATCTTTAACGCCAGTGACAGCTATGACCTAGATGGCACCATTATAAGTTACTTCTGGGACTTCGGCGACGGCACAAATGCTACAAGTATTGTCGTAGAACATACCTATTTCATAAACGGAACCTACACGGTTACTCTAACAGTCTCAGATGATGATGACGCTTCGGACGCAACTTCAGCCACCAAGACCATTCTTTGGAATGAACAACCTGTAGCTTTATTCACCGAATCTGCAGAAACCGTGTATACTGATGAGATCATCTATTTCAATGCCTCAGATAGCTATGACTCCGATGGCAACATAGCTAGTTACTTCTGGGATTTCGGAGACGGCAGCAATGCAACGGGTGTTGTTGCTGAACACGCTTATACCGAGGATGGAAACTACACGCTAACACTAACTGTCACAGATAATAAAGGAGCAACAAACACTGCCACTGCAACCAAAGCGGTGCTGAACAAGTCACCAGTCGCATCATTCACAGAATCGGCAGAAATAGTGTATACCAGCGAGGTTATAGATTTCAACGCTACGGATAGTTATGATCCAGATGGCTACATTGTAGAGTACTTCTGGGATTTTGGTGATGGCACAAACGCCACCGGCCTTACTATAAGCCATTCCTACAAAGATAACGGAACGTATATAGTGATCCTAACTGTTACCGACGATGACGACGCTTATAACTCGACGACTGCCACTAAGACAGCTTTGAATAGCCCCCCTGTTGCAGCCTTCTCTGAATCTGCAGAAACCACTTACACTAGTCAGCCTATCACATTCAACGCTAGTAACAGTTACGACCCGGATGGCTACATTGCCAGTTATTTCTGGGATTTCGGAGACGGCACAAACGCAACTGGAATAGTTGCCGAACACGCCTATTCTACAAGCGGAAACTTTACAGTAATGTTAAACGTAACAGATAATGAGGGTAATTTTGGTGTATCTACCGCAACCAAGACTATTCTTTGGAACGAGCCCCCTGTTGCATTATTCACAGAATCCGCAGAAACCTTCTATCAAGGCGAAACCATCATCTTTAACGCCAGTGACAGCTATGACCTAGATGGCACAATTGTAAGTTACTTCTGGGACTTCGGAGATGGCAGTAATGCAACGGATATGATTGTTGAACATATCTATTTAGATCATGGAAACTACACCGTAATGCTCATTGTTACGGATGACATAGGGGCAACAAATACTGCCAATGCAACTAAAACGGTTCTAAACAAGATTCCTGTCGTGACGTTTACAGAGTCTACTGAAGCTGTTTATACTGATGAAGTTATTACTTTTAATGCTTCGGCTAGTTATGACCCCGATGGCTTCATTGTCAGTTACTTCTGGGACTTCGGAGATGGAATGAACGCTGTTGGAGTTATAGTTGAACACGCATATGCTGAAGACGGATCCTATACGGTCACCTTAACCATGACTGACGATGATGGAGCAACAAACTCGGCAAGTGCTACTAAAACAGTTTTAAACAGATCTCCAGTGGCGATTTTCTCAATGTCGACTGAAACTGTTTATACTGGTGAAACCATCACATTTAATGCCTCAGATAGCTACGATCCTGACGGCTTCATCGTCATTTACTTCTGGGATTTCGGAGATGGTGACACTGCATCTGGTTTGATCGTAAATCATGCCTATTCAGATAATGGACGCTACGTTGTGGCTTTAACTGTAACGGATAATGACGCGGCAAAGGACACTGCAACGGCGACCTTTTTAGTTAGGAACCGGTCTCCAATAGCTAGTTTCGTTGAATCTGCAGAAACCACTTTTGTTGGCATACCCATTGAGTTTGACGCTTCAAGTAGTTATGACTCTGATGGCTATGTTGTTAGTTATTTCTGGGATTTCGGAGATGGTGCCAACGCTACTGGAATAGTTGCCGAACACGCCTATTCTGTTAACGGAACTTTCACGGTCACGTTGACTGTAACAGACGATAGTGGAGCATTAAATTCCGCACAAGCTGTCAAAACAATCTTGGAAAACGACCTACCGATCGCATCTTTTACAGAGTCGGCGGAGACAGTTTATGCGAGCGAACCTATCGTCTTTGACGCTTCAAGTAGTTATGACCCTGACGGATCAATCGTCAGCTACTTCTGGGACTTCGGAGATGGGACTGGTGCTACAGACATCATCACAAGTCATTCATATGTGGACAATGGAAATTATACAGTGACTTTGATGGTCTTGGACGACAGGGGAGCAAGTGGTTTCACAACAACTGTTAAGAGTGTTTTGAATAGACCGCCTATTGCATCGTTTACTGAGTCAGCGGAGACTGTATATGCTGGTGAGTCAATTAGTTTTGACGCTTCAAGTAGTTATGACCCTGACGGATCAATCGTCAGCTACTTCTGGGACTTCGGAGATGAATTTACTACCTCTGGTGTCATTGTGAACCACGTCTATTCCACTAACGGAACCTTCATTGTTACCTTAACGGTAGTGGACGATGATGGAGCCTCTGGTCTAACACAGGCAACTAAGAATCTCCTTCCAGGGGGGATGCATGATGTAGCTGTGATCAATGTTACTCCTGCTGCTTCCGACGTTTACAAGGGTCGAATTCTCAACACCACGGTCACCGCCCTCAACCAAGGAACAGTGCCTGAAACCTTTAACGTCACCCTATACTACTCAGAAATCCGCGGTTGGCACTTAGTTGAGACAGATGGGCGTCTCGTGTGGTATTCCGATGTTGACGCCTCTGCAAACTTCCTTTTGCTAACTTCAGTCAACATACCTAGCGGTAATTCTGTGTTAGCTTTTGACACGAAATATGACATCGAATTCCTTTGGGATTTTGGCTTCGTTCAAGTATCTAGGGACGAAGGCATAACATGGGTCTCCTTAGAAAATGCATATACAACATACGACCACGAGTCTAGTGCCGACCAAGACATAATCACAAACCTTCCAGGGCTCACTGGAACAAGTCCAAACTGGCCGGAATGGATGACAATGACGTTCAACCTAACAGACTACGCCGGAGAAACAGTATTGTTAGGATTCCGCTACATGACTGACGCGGCAACCCTTGGAGAGGGTTGGTACATCGACAACATCAGAGTTAATGGCGATACCATCTCAGATCAAGATTTCGAACAATCCAACCCGCTGCCCACTAATGCCATTCAAACACTAACCGTCACCAATCTAGCTCCTGACGGTCAAACGACTTTAATCTTCAGCTGGAACACAACGGGTATACTCAGCGGAAAATATGCCTTAAGCGCAACAGCTGACGCCGTCGCAGGCGAAGTAGACACATCTGATAACACTTATGTTAATAGTATAGTTGAAGTGAAGAGAAATCCTGATGTCAACGGAGATGGACTTGTAGACATTTACGATGTCGTCGCTGTTACTGGGATCTACGGTTGTCGGGAAGGAGAGGCTGGCTGGAACCCGAAAGCCGATGTGGTGCAAGATGGAGTAATCAACATCTATGATGTTGTTGCAGTTACAGGCCATTACGGCGAAACTATCCAATATTAG
- a CDS encoding acetate--CoA ligase family protein has product MKRVSEILANVRIENRKNLLEPEAKAICQEYNISVTRFKVAKKEGEVVKFAEEIGFPVVLKIVSLGIIHKSDVGGVMLNLKTANEVEQAYRTILTNAKKHQPNVEISGVLVQEMAPQSTEVIVGAIKDDQFGPSVMFGLGGIFVEILKDVVFRVAPVSKQEAELMITEIKAYPVLRGYRNQPPLDTNAIADVIVNTSKLVMDYQEIKELDLNPVMVYEKGAKTVDARIILE; this is encoded by the coding sequence ATGAAGAGAGTCTCAGAAATCCTTGCTAATGTACGTATAGAAAACAGGAAAAACCTGTTGGAACCCGAAGCCAAGGCTATATGCCAAGAATATAACATTTCAGTCACAAGGTTTAAAGTGGCTAAAAAAGAGGGAGAAGTCGTCAAATTTGCTGAAGAAATCGGCTTTCCAGTTGTGCTTAAAATTGTTTCACTCGGCATTATCCACAAATCAGATGTAGGTGGTGTTATGCTGAACTTGAAAACTGCTAATGAAGTAGAGCAAGCTTACAGAACGATTCTCACTAACGCGAAGAAACATCAGCCAAACGTAGAAATATCGGGGGTCCTTGTGCAAGAAATGGCTCCGCAGTCAACTGAAGTCATAGTGGGTGCTATCAAAGACGATCAGTTTGGGCCATCAGTAATGTTCGGTCTAGGCGGAATTTTTGTAGAAATTCTAAAAGACGTGGTCTTTCGCGTCGCCCCTGTGTCAAAGCAAGAAGCCGAGTTGATGATTACTGAGATAAAGGCTTATCCAGTTTTAAGGGGATATCGGAACCAGCCGCCTCTCGATACCAACGCCATAGCAGATGTAATAGTTAACACGTCAAAACTTGTAATGGATTACCAAGAGATAAAGGAGTTAGACTTAAACCCTGTGATGGTCTACGAAAAAGGAGCTAAAACGGTTGATGCAAGAATCATACTTGAATAA
- a CDS encoding DUF373 family protein: MASKEKEERLLILCVDRDGDIDAKTGEKTPILSRERNLDAAVSLALKDPEEPDANAMFEAVRVYDQLKKQGQPHENFQIATISGSQLLGVEADRKLVRELNEVLETFPANSVILVTDGYSDEAVLPLIESRVPVTSVRRIIIKHSKSIEETAALFSKYLKMLTETPRYSRIALGVPGLLLIILVAMYLGAGALWIYYTWIFFLIVLGAILLVKGFGIDKATMHFIRWIREYEPPPLPVQIAGFAFAAGIIAATVGVFLGINGAAELVGTPPANLEQWLGLLPSLTGEFIEQGIYLIVIGICVVLSGRTIRWYFERDIRLLRTLVIIVVIAWSSQIFSQVSCILIDPTVAWAELVFTIFIGILLAIATSLVALVINIKYGSFFKKRKKKVEEFEQS; this comes from the coding sequence ATGGCGTCAAAAGAAAAAGAAGAAAGGCTACTGATTTTATGCGTTGACCGAGATGGCGACATAGACGCTAAGACTGGAGAAAAAACTCCTATATTAAGCAGAGAGAGAAACCTCGATGCAGCAGTGTCTTTAGCCTTGAAAGACCCTGAAGAACCAGACGCTAACGCCATGTTTGAAGCTGTGAGAGTCTACGACCAACTTAAGAAACAAGGGCAACCTCACGAGAATTTCCAAATTGCTACAATCTCCGGCTCGCAGTTACTTGGTGTTGAAGCCGACAGGAAGCTGGTCAGAGAATTGAATGAAGTTTTAGAGACTTTTCCAGCTAACAGCGTAATACTTGTAACCGATGGCTACTCAGATGAGGCAGTTTTACCACTGATTGAATCGAGAGTACCTGTCACATCCGTTCGGAGAATAATCATCAAACACAGTAAATCCATCGAAGAAACTGCGGCATTGTTCAGTAAATATCTGAAGATGCTCACCGAAACCCCACGCTACTCAAGAATCGCCCTCGGAGTCCCTGGGCTCCTTCTAATAATATTAGTTGCAATGTATTTGGGTGCAGGTGCACTCTGGATATATTATACATGGATATTTTTTCTGATAGTTCTGGGAGCCATTCTTCTCGTAAAGGGATTTGGTATTGACAAAGCAACTATGCATTTCATTCGATGGATTAGAGAATATGAACCACCTCCACTTCCCGTTCAAATTGCAGGTTTTGCTTTCGCTGCGGGAATCATCGCCGCCACTGTCGGAGTATTTCTAGGAATAAACGGAGCAGCAGAATTGGTTGGCACACCACCAGCAAATCTGGAGCAATGGCTGGGTTTGCTGCCAAGTCTTACAGGTGAATTTATTGAACAAGGCATATACCTAATAGTCATTGGCATTTGCGTCGTATTATCTGGAAGAACCATCCGTTGGTATTTTGAACGGGATATTCGGCTTCTACGCACCTTAGTCATCATCGTTGTGATTGCTTGGTCTTCACAAATATTTAGTCAAGTTTCATGCATTCTTATCGATCCTACGGTGGCATGGGCTGAACTTGTCTTCACCATATTCATTGGCATATTGTTAGCCATCGCCACATCTCTCGTGGCTCTTGTAATAAACATAAAGTATGGTAGCTTCTTCAAGAAGAGGAAGAAGAAAGTTGAAGAATTTGAGCAAAGCTAG
- the mtnP gene encoding S-methyl-5'-thioadenosine phosphorylase, translating into MSKASVAVIGGSGFEGFLKEVEHVRVGTPYGFPSPVSIRKFERKTVAFLPRHGLNHTVPPHRINYRANIFALHILGVKRVFATNAVGGINRRLKPGDFVVPHDFVDFTKHRKGTFYDDAPVTHVDMSQPYCSEIRSALIEAVKHVGENVWDRAVLACTEGPRYETPAEVKMLRSFGCDVVGMTGLPEAVLARELEMCYASLCYVSNMAVGLQKCQTVSELTRIAEKKKLIIEQVLKEAISSLPKTHGCICARALEDAQL; encoded by the coding sequence TTGAGCAAAGCTAGCGTAGCAGTTATTGGCGGTAGTGGCTTTGAGGGTTTTCTGAAAGAAGTTGAACATGTTCGAGTTGGAACTCCATACGGATTTCCCTCACCAGTTTCCATTCGAAAATTCGAGAGAAAAACTGTGGCTTTTCTTCCCCGCCACGGTTTAAATCATACAGTCCCCCCTCATCGCATAAATTATCGCGCTAACATCTTTGCTTTGCATATACTTGGAGTGAAGCGAGTTTTTGCGACTAATGCCGTAGGCGGCATCAATAGACGCTTAAAGCCAGGAGACTTTGTGGTTCCTCACGATTTTGTGGATTTCACTAAGCATAGGAAAGGGACTTTTTATGACGATGCCCCTGTGACACATGTCGATATGTCTCAGCCGTATTGCTCCGAGATTCGCAGTGCTTTGATAGAGGCTGTGAAACATGTTGGAGAAAACGTTTGGGATAGGGCAGTTTTGGCCTGCACCGAAGGCCCACGATATGAAACGCCCGCAGAAGTTAAGATGCTTCGGAGTTTTGGATGCGATGTAGTAGGAATGACTGGCTTACCTGAAGCTGTTCTCGCGCGAGAGTTAGAGATGTGTTACGCTTCGCTTTGTTATGTTTCTAATATGGCTGTTGGATTACAGAAATGTCAAACCGTCAGCGAACTTACTCGAATTGCAGAAAAAAAGAAGCTTATTATTGAGCAAGTTTTAAAAGAGGCAATTTCTTCTTTACCAAAGACGCATGGTTGCATTTGTGCTCGTGCCTTAGAGGACGCACAGCTTTGA
- the uppS gene encoding polyprenyl diphosphate synthase gives MLKGLLSAIGAYKIYERWLWYQVKGGKMPEHIAIILDGNRRWASERLLESWVGHQYGSARVSQLLDWCLDLGVRCVTLYSFSTENFAREPQEVEEIFRIVKEKLQEILTDERIHKNKVRVKIIGRIELLPKKLQELIREAEEATQTYDKQFLTVALAYGGRAEIVDATKKIAEKVKQGELPVEKIDEKVFEKFLYTAYMPKPDPDLIIRTSGEERLSGFLLWQSAYSELCFLDAFWPDFRRIDLLRAVRTYQQRKRRFGK, from the coding sequence ATGTTAAAAGGCTTGCTTTCGGCGATTGGTGCTTACAAGATTTACGAGCGATGGCTGTGGTACCAAGTTAAAGGCGGCAAGATGCCGGAGCATATTGCTATTATTTTGGATGGTAATAGGCGCTGGGCTTCTGAGCGATTGCTTGAGTCGTGGGTCGGTCATCAGTATGGAAGTGCACGAGTTAGTCAGCTGCTTGATTGGTGTTTGGATCTGGGAGTACGGTGCGTGACTTTATATTCGTTTTCTACTGAAAATTTTGCACGAGAGCCACAAGAGGTTGAAGAGATTTTTCGCATTGTTAAGGAGAAGTTGCAGGAGATTTTAACCGATGAGCGCATTCATAAGAATAAGGTTCGAGTGAAGATTATTGGACGAATTGAACTTTTACCTAAGAAACTGCAAGAACTGATTCGGGAAGCAGAGGAGGCTACGCAAACCTATGACAAGCAGTTTTTGACTGTGGCTTTAGCTTATGGAGGGCGAGCTGAGATAGTGGATGCCACTAAGAAGATTGCTGAGAAGGTAAAACAGGGAGAACTGCCTGTAGAGAAGATCGATGAAAAAGTGTTTGAGAAGTTTTTGTATACGGCTTATATGCCAAAGCCTGATCCCGATTTGATCATTCGGACTAGTGGAGAGGAACGGTTGAGCGGATTTTTGCTGTGGCAGAGCGCCTACAGCGAGCTGTGCTTTTTGGATGCGTTTTGGCCTGATTTTCGGCGAATTGATTTGTTGCGGGCAGTGAGAACTTATCAACAACGTAAACGCAGGTTTGGAAAGTAG